GAAGTGCATCGACAGGTCGCGCACCTCGACCAGCGCCGAGCCCGACGCGTGCTGCGACCGGGACGGCGGGCCGGCCGGACGCTCCCGCACCTCGACCGGTGCGCCACCCGCGCCACCGGCCGGCACCTTCGGTGTCTCCAGCACCACCGGTCCCGACGGTGCCTGGTCGCCGTTGGCCGTACGTCCGCCCGGCGCGCCGGCGCCCACGGCGGCCGGCTCGCCCGACCCGCGGTACAGGTGGCACTGGGCCAGGTGGTCACGTCCGAACCGCACCAGCGGCGGGTCCTGCTTGTCGCACACCCCGGCGATCACCCGGTCGCACCTGGTGTGGAAGGGGCAGCCGGCCGGGCGGTTCTGCGGGTGCGGCACCATCCCGCGGATCGCGGCCAGTCGCTGGCGTCCCTGCCGGCCCGCGCCGCGCATGGTGGGGATCGAACGCAACAGGGCCTGGGTGTACGGGTGCTTCGGCTCGTCGAAGATCTCGCGTACGGTGCCGTGCTCGGCGACCTTGCCGAGGTACATGACCGTCACCTCGTCGGCGATCTCCGCCACCACGCCCAGGTCGTGGGTGATGAAGACCATCGCCATCCCCGTCTGGTCCTGCAGGTCCTTCAGCAGGTCGAGGATGCGTGCCTGCGTGGTCACGTCCAGCGCGGTGGTCGGCTCGTCCGCGATCAGCAACGCCGGGTCGCAGGACAGCGCGATCGCGATCATCACCCGCTGGCACATGCCGCCGGACAGCTGGAACGGGTAGGCGTCCATCCGGCGTTCCGGTTGCGGGATGCCGACCCGGCGCAGCTGGGCGACGGCCCGTTCGCGCGCCTCCTGCCTGGGCAGCTGCAGGTGCAGCTGGATCGCCTCGATGAGCTGGTCGCCCACGGTGTACATCGGCGAGAGCGAGGCCATCGGCTCCTGGAACACCATGCCGATCTCGGCGCCGCGCACCCGCCGGATCTCCTCACCACGCGGGTCGAGCTTGGCGAGGTCGGTCCAGCCCGCGTCGGTGCTCGGACGCCAGTCGATCCGGCCGCCGGCGATCGCCCCGGGCCGGTCGACGAGCTGCAGGATGGACCGCGCCGTGACCGACTTGCCGCAGCCGGACTCACCGACGACGCAGACCGTACGGCCCTTGGGCACCGTCAGGTCGACTCCGTCCACCGCGCGGACGACGCCCTCCCGGCTGGTGAAGTGCGTGTGCAGGTCGGTGATGCGCAGCAGCGTCGACGGGTCGGCAGCCGGACTCGACGTGGCGGCCGGCGCCGCACCCGGGCCACGGCCGCGGGCACGACCGCGGCGACCGCCGCCCTCGGCGACCTCGGAGCGACTGGACTGGTTCATGCGAGCCTCCACCACGGATGTCAGTGCTTGTACGGGTCCGCCGCGTCACGCAGGCCGTCACCGAGGAAGTTCAGCGCCAGGACGGCGACCACGACCGTCGCACCGGGCAGCAGCAGCCAGGGCGCGGTGGCCACCGCGCGGATGTTCTGCGCCTCCTGCAGCAGGACGCCCCAGCTCACCACCGGCGCCTGCAGGCCCAGGCCGAGGAACGACAGGGACGTCTCGGCGAGGATCATGCCCGGGATCGACAGCGTGAGCGAGGCGATCAGATAGCTGGAGAACGATGGAAGCATGTGCCGGAAGATGATCCGCGGCTGGCTGGCGCCGTCGATCGTCGCCGCCGTCACGAAGTCCTCCTCCCGCAGGGACAGGAACCGGCTGCGTACCACCCGGGCCAGGTGCGTCCAGGCGATCATCGACAAGATGACGGTGACCGCGAAGTATCGCTTGAGCGGACCCCAGCCGGGTGGCACCGCGGCGGCCAGGCCGAGCCACAGCGGCAGCGTGGGCACGGACATGAAGAACTCCACCGCGCGCTGGATGAGCGTGTCCACGACGCCGCCGAAGAAGCCGGACACCCCGCCCAGCACCACGCCGAGCACGAACGCGAACGCCACCCCGACCAGGCCGATGGACATCGACACCCGGGACCCGTGAATGATCCGGGACAGCAGGTCGTGGCCGTTGCGGTCGGCGCCGATGAGGTACATCGGCGGGCCCTTCGCCCCCTTGCTGGGCCCGATCAGGTGCCGGTCGCCGGGGATGAGCCCGAACAGCTTGTACGACTCGCCCTTGGCGAACAGGCT
This Actinopolymorpha sp. NPDC004070 DNA region includes the following protein-coding sequences:
- a CDS encoding ABC transporter permease — protein: MTQQTLPADEGTGPVVEPDGPAAEAGAKGDTAIAVAPQWKLVWWGFKRHKLAMAGLVVTVVIYLLAIFAEFLAPYSSGHYNPDYAYAPPQRLHFVDDGKWGMYVYGYKSKQDPTTLELTWTTDENKKVPVSLFAKGESYKLFGLIPGDRHLIGPSKGAKGPPMYLIGADRNGHDLLSRIIHGSRVSMSIGLVGVAFAFVLGVVLGGVSGFFGGVVDTLIQRAVEFFMSVPTLPLWLGLAAAVPPGWGPLKRYFAVTVILSMIAWTHLARVVRSRFLSLREEDFVTAATIDGASQPRIIFRHMLPSFSSYLIASLTLSIPGMILAETSLSFLGLGLQAPVVSWGVLLQEAQNIRAVATAPWLLLPGATVVVAVLALNFLGDGLRDAADPYKH
- a CDS encoding ABC transporter ATP-binding protein, producing the protein MNQSSRSEVAEGGGRRGRARGRGPGAAPAATSSPAADPSTLLRITDLHTHFTSREGVVRAVDGVDLTVPKGRTVCVVGESGCGKSVTARSILQLVDRPGAIAGGRIDWRPSTDAGWTDLAKLDPRGEEIRRVRGAEIGMVFQEPMASLSPMYTVGDQLIEAIQLHLQLPRQEARERAVAQLRRVGIPQPERRMDAYPFQLSGGMCQRVMIAIALSCDPALLIADEPTTALDVTTQARILDLLKDLQDQTGMAMVFITHDLGVVAEIADEVTVMYLGKVAEHGTVREIFDEPKHPYTQALLRSIPTMRGAGRQGRQRLAAIRGMVPHPQNRPAGCPFHTRCDRVIAGVCDKQDPPLVRFGRDHLAQCHLYRGSGEPAAVGAGAPGGRTANGDQAPSGPVVLETPKVPAGGAGGAPVEVRERPAGPPSRSQHASGSALVEVRDLSMHFPIKRGMFGRTTGAVRAVDSVDLTIAPGETLGLVGESGCGKTTLGRCLARVLQPSSGEIRYRRANGETVDLARLRNRELAPYRREIRVIFQDPFSSLNPRMTLLQLVGEPLRTNNLAQGSELQDRVADMLRRCGLRPEYMRRYPHAFSGGERQRINIARALITEPRLVIADEAVSALDVSVRAQILNLLADLQSQFDLTYLFISHDLSVVEHLCDRVTVMYLGSIVETADTSSLYTQPHHPYTEALLNAVPLPDPHNRRARHEHGLPDDLPDAANPPSGCLFHTRCPHVQLDRCGSEVPELRQTGAHHLAACHFAEELTLSGATRK